Genomic DNA from Candidatus Zixiibacteriota bacterium:
CTCCAGATATTTGCAGACCAGCGCGTTGAGCTATCAGGGTTATTTTTATTTACAATTATTTCAGACTCAAAAGGCCATACGGATTTATAAATCTCTTCTTCCAATGTATGAAGAGATTAAAAATCCGAATGGCGAAGCTCTTTGTCTATATTATCTGGCAGAATTATTCTGCGATCAAGGGAAATATGATTCTGCCCTTTATTATGGGAAGTTATCTCTGGATAAGAGGCACAAATTGGCGAATGGCAATCCGATTTTATTGGCAAACATTGGATATTCAATCAGTTGCCTAGGCTTTGTATATCAGGCTCTCAATGACACAACCGTTTCAGCCGGCTATTATTATCTGGCAGACAGTATTTTCAAGGCAGCCGGGGATTCGACAGGGCTAATTCTAAATCTGATCCGAAATGCCTCTCTATCGGTTCAGCAGAATAATTATATAGCGGCCGAATCTTTATATAATGCTGTAATAGAATGCAGTTCAAGATTTGAAGAGATGCACAGTGCCCTTTATGGTTTGGCTCTCTGCAAATATTATAAATGCGATAAAGACGAAGCTCAATTAGTCTTGAAAACAGCTATTAATCTTGTAGAAAATGCTTATCAGAAACTCCCAGTACCGGAAATTAAAATTGGAGTGCTTTCAGATAAAATCGGCATGTATAATCTTCTGGTCAATATATTTATTGACTACTACAGTTCCACCAATAATCGTGAATTTCTAGATTCGGTGATCAAGTATGATGAATCCGGTAGAGCTAGAGCTCTTTTTGAAATGATCTCTTCCAGAAGCGATGGTGACTTATTTCATAACGAAGAGATATTGGTTTCAAAAATATCTGAATTATATAAAAGTAAATTGATGGGCGGCAACCGTGATAGGCTGTCCTCCGATATTGCCGGGCTGGAAGACTCGTTGATGGCGATGAAATTCCGCGGTTACGAAGAGGATTATTCGAAAAATATCCCATCACCAATTAGTAAGATTTCTGCTACGGTTATTCAGAATCAGACAATAAAATCAGGCGAAATTATCTTGGATTATTTAATCTCCCAATTTGGTTCTTATGTAATATGCATTGATCGAGATACCATTCTGCTTCATAAAATTGATGCCCCTCTTGATTCATTAGAAAATATGGTAGGCGAATACTTATTAAATATTTCAGTCTACCCGGGCAGCAACAGAATATCAAACAGAGCTTTTGAGATTGGACGGAAATTGTACGATGCCCTTATTCCTAAGAAGTTGTTGAAGGAAGGAAAATACGAAAATGTTCTTGTTGTCCAATCAAGTTATCTATGCGGGCTGCCATTAGAGACGCTAATTGACCGAGACTCTTCATTCATGATTGAACACTATAATATAACTTATTTGCCGTCTCTGACAATTTTGTGTGAAATCAGAAATAGGCCGGCTTTAATGAAAAATGGCATTCAGAAGAAGATTGCCGCATTTGGTGCTCCAGTTTTTTATAATGATTCCACGGAAGAGATTAAAGGCGATCAATCTCAAAATCTTTTGTCTGAGCCTTATGCCGAATTGGGTATTGTGCCATTGAACCATTCTCGAGAGGAAATAGATTTCATTGGAAGCCTCTTCGGAGCAAAAAACTCTGATATTTTTATGGCTGGAGATTGTTCTGAAACAACCTTTAAAAAACTAGATTTCACAAAATATAATATTATCCATTTGTCCACTCATGGTCTAACCGATTATAATAACCCGGAGCATTCGGCGATAGTCTTTTCCATGGGCGGCACATTCTATCACGAAAATGACGGGCTGTTGCAGGCTTTGGAAATTTCCCATCTTGAGATGGCCGCCAATACCATTTTTCTATCGGCGTGCAATACCGGCCAGGGACAAAGTCTTCCCGGCGAAGGAACAATGAATCTCGCCAGACCATTTTTGGTGGCCGGGTGCAAGGCCGCTATCGTGGCATCATGGAATCTGGATGATAACAGCGCCTCAATCTTTGTTCGTCAATTCTACACAAACATAAAAAATGGAAATCCCGTTTCTTCAGCCCTGAGCCTGGCAAAGAAAAATCTAATAAATAGTGAATATAATCATCCCTATTTTTGGGCGCCCTATATTATCATTGGAACTGATAATTAGGAAATTATTGCCTGTATCTTAAACTGGCATACCGTCTGGAGAATTGTGTCTAAAATTGCCTCATGTTAATTCCAGCGCCAGTCCCATATAGAATACATTATTTATACTAATTCCATTTTGATGGGGCTCCGCCCCATACCCCAAATAGTCAAATAGACAAATAGTCAATAATCCCTGACGCAGCGAACTGAAAAGCCATCTGGCTTATCGTAATAGCTGCGATAAACTTCTGAATGAATACAATCCAAGTAATAGTTCCACGCATAGTTACTATAGGACTCTGTAGAAGACCAAAAGTGGGCGTTGCAACCTATACTTAAGTAACTCCCATTGAGGTCACGATAGCTGCCGGGCAATGCAGAAAATAAACCGCTTTCATTGGTAGCGCCGAGATTAGGACTCCTCCAATGCGTGGTTCCCGCTTCTTTCATCTTTCCACCTGCAACATCATTGCCGCCAAGATAATTAATTAATGTTTGCCATTCGGCATCACTTGGTACATGCCAGCCCGTGGGAGAAATATTTCGGCTATCGGCTACTGCATACCAGCAAGTCCCCCCTACTTGCAAAGTCAATTAATATCAAATGCATCGCGCATCACCGCGCGTATGTGAACGCTGTCACTGTGTCGCCGATCAGAGTGACGAGCATACCAGTCCTGCCGCGTCGACTAAACAACTCGCATTTTCTAACCTTACTACTTTCATCTTGCATGAACAGCTGTTCTCCGTTGCCTGATCTTCGCGCCACAAAAGTCGCTGAATCCTCCCGATACATCCAGTCTAGCTCCCCATCTCCATCAACATCAGCATTCCACAGAGTCCTGTCAGAACCCCCCGGCGTATCCCAACCTGAAAATGACCATGCAGTGGCTCCCGATGTGTCCATCGCAAAAACAAAACCGTCCGCAAATGTCAGCACGCGAATGCCCCCCTCGGAGCTAATCCGCCCCGCGTCCACCGATGAGTGATAACTTCCGTGAGGATCAACGTTGTGAATATACGATCCGCCCGCGGTGTACATGCGAACCCGTCCTGCCGCGCATGTAGCAAAGACGAGCCCAGGATTTGTGCCGTCGCTCGGGACAGTCGCCTGGTTCCAGACATTCCCAATTGTCATATCTGACCACAAAGCACGACCGGAGTCACTGAAGACGTGTAGCCCGTATGAGCCGTTCCGACCCACTACTAACTCGGCAGACCCGTCACCAAAGAGATCTCCCCATCGTGCCCCATCGTTACCAAGAGGCGTTGCTACTGCCCATTCCCGAACTTAGTCGGCCAGCCGGGTATGAGGACGCAACTATAGTAGTCATAATTTCTGTAGTCGCCTCTGTAACTCATATTAGTGGACGAATAAATAAGAACCACTCTTCCTTTAAAGGTAAGGGTGGTTCTTATGATAGTCTGACTGTCGTCAGTTCATTTTGACAGGTAGGAAATTAAATTATTCATAAAGTCGATGTTGTCGCCTCGGTATATCGTGGCGCGATATGCGTTTGTGGATTTCGTTGCGTCATGCCCCCAGCCTCCGGCGAAGGTAATCACGACAGCGCCATACCCGAACTT
This window encodes:
- a CDS encoding CHAT domain-containing protein — its product is MVYKYWFFSGMTKISILLIFLLLIISCGQRKAENAAIFDFSHVCDTTGFVNFIKSNHENARRQINKSLYQYLNLKAQGDTLEANTLGRSLEWLIDIYEPCTSIEDFNHKFRLFRSWNKDEIYLKLGLDSNLNSHPKTFSKNWKFPDSLLTLRTKFDSLHDSFCLATINFEISKGYYEKQKIDSAESYLILANDMASNIGFLDLLGSSELLRAKIFQIYKADYFNAEKAIRHSITISNILGSRYLQTSALSYQGYFYLQLFQTQKAIRIYKSLLPMYEEIKNPNGEALCLYYLAELFCDQGKYDSALYYGKLSLDKRHKLANGNPILLANIGYSISCLGFVYQALNDTTVSAGYYYLADSIFKAAGDSTGLILNLIRNASLSVQQNNYIAAESLYNAVIECSSRFEEMHSALYGLALCKYYKCDKDEAQLVLKTAINLVENAYQKLPVPEIKIGVLSDKIGMYNLLVNIFIDYYSSTNNREFLDSVIKYDESGRARALFEMISSRSDGDLFHNEEILVSKISELYKSKLMGGNRDRLSSDIAGLEDSLMAMKFRGYEEDYSKNIPSPISKISATVIQNQTIKSGEIILDYLISQFGSYVICIDRDTILLHKIDAPLDSLENMVGEYLLNISVYPGSNRISNRAFEIGRKLYDALIPKKLLKEGKYENVLVVQSSYLCGLPLETLIDRDSSFMIEHYNITYLPSLTILCEIRNRPALMKNGIQKKIAAFGAPVFYNDSTEEIKGDQSQNLLSEPYAELGIVPLNHSREEIDFIGSLFGAKNSDIFMAGDCSETTFKKLDFTKYNIIHLSTHGLTDYNNPEHSAIVFSMGGTFYHENDGLLQALEISHLEMAANTIFLSACNTGQGQSLPGEGTMNLARPFLVAGCKAAIVASWNLDDNSASIFVRQFYTNIKNGNPVSSALSLAKKNLINSEYNHPYFWAPYIIIGTDN
- a CDS encoding fibrobacter succinogenes major paralogous domain-containing protein, with protein sequence MTLQVGGTCWYAVADSRNISPTGWHVPSDAEWQTLINYLGGNDVAGGKMKEAGTTHWRSPNLGATNESGLFSALPGSYRDLNGSYLSIGCNAHFWSSTESYSNYAWNYYLDCIHSEVYRSYYDKPDGFSVRCVRDY